From Staphylococcus delphini, one genomic window encodes:
- the dcd gene encoding dCTP deaminase yields MILSDSDIKAYLERQLLNIEPLVEAHIEPASVDLTLGSHFLKPIPPETGIQRMSDPIAYETIEQPRVVIPAHAFILATTEEYITLPQQLTGFIEGRSSVGRAGLFIQNAGWVDPGFEGKITLELYNANDFPLEIEQGQRICQIVLAETKTVPETKYQGKYQGQHTTTGSRLFRDWMKDGGD; encoded by the coding sequence ATGATTTTGTCAGATAGTGATATTAAGGCGTATCTCGAACGTCAATTATTGAATATTGAACCATTAGTAGAAGCACATATTGAACCAGCATCTGTTGATTTAACATTAGGATCGCACTTTTTAAAACCGATACCACCCGAAACAGGGATACAACGGATGAGTGATCCGATTGCTTATGAGACGATTGAACAACCTCGAGTGGTGATACCTGCACACGCTTTTATTTTAGCTACGACAGAAGAATATATCACATTACCCCAACAATTAACTGGGTTTATCGAAGGGCGGAGTTCAGTCGGTCGAGCAGGACTTTTCATACAAAATGCAGGCTGGGTCGATCCGGGATTTGAAGGTAAAATCACATTGGAACTGTACAATGCCAACGACTTTCCGTTAGAGATTGAACAAGGCCAACGTATTTGCCAAATCGTATTAGCTGAAACAAAAACGGTACCAGAAACAAAATATCAAGGGAAATATCAAGGCCAACATACCACAACGGGAAGCCGGTTATTTCGTGATTGGATGAAAGATGGGGGAGATTAG